The Mycolicibacterium aurum genome segment GCCGGATGCGGGTGACATCGAGGCCGCCGGCCGTCGCGATCGCATGGGCGCCCCGCGCGGCAGCGCCCGCGATCTCCGTATCGGCCTGGAATTCGGCGCAGTCGTGGTCTGCCACGCTGCCGTCCGCTTCGTCGACCAGCACCCAGACCACGCGATCCGAGGTCAGCGACAGCCCCAGCACCATGCCCACGGCGACCCTTCCTTCCGTTCCGGCGTTGTGCGATCTATCGGACGCTGCTGAGCTGCCGTTACAGCCACGACGCCGTCCGGCCAGGACTGGACAGAGCCCACAGCAACCCATAAGCTCTGCTCTAAAGGTCGACTTCCCGACCTTTAGGAGCTGCCGAGGGTCACGCCCAGATCGGCTGGAGCCTAACGCCGGCGCGAACTTCTCGCGCGGCATGCAGACTGCGACGCCGTCGTCGCGTCGACCGTCCGTGTCCGCTTATTTCGTGCTAATCCGTTGTGCTTCAACGGTTTTCATCGAAATGTGCAACGCTGTTGCAACCTCGCAGGGCGTAGTGTGCTAGGTCACAGCGTTGAAGGGAGTTCCGTACATGAGCGGCGATGCTCGACCCACCCACACCAGTCGCGGCGTGGAGGCACACAAGGAGTCCAACGACTACCTGCAGAAGCGTCAGCTGAAACAGGGCAGCGCCGGCTGGATACTGCTGGCCAGCCTCGGTGTCGGTTACGTCATCTCCGGCGACTACTCCGGCTGGAACTTCGGCCTGGCCGAGGGCGGGTTCGGCGGCCTCGCCATCGCCGCGGTCATCATCGCCGCCATGTACCTGGCCCTGGTGCTCGGCATGGCCGAGATGTCGTCGGCCCTGCCTGCCGCAGGTGGCGGCTACACATTCGCGCGCCGCGCCCTCGGGCCCTGGGGCGGTTTCGCCACCGGGACCGCGATCCTGATCGAGTACGCGATCGCGCCCGCCGCGATCGCGACGTTCATCGGGGCCTACGTCGAATCGCTCGGTCTGTTCGGCATCACCGACGGGTGGTGGGTCTACCTCGCCGCGTACGCCATCTTCATCGGCATCCATCTGTCCGGTGTCGGCGAAGCGCTCAAGGTCATGTTCGTGATCACGGGCATCGCCCTGGTGGGCCTGGTCATCTTCGCCGTCAGCGCGATAGGCCACTTCGACGCGGCCAACCTCACCGACATCGCCGCGACCGACGCCGCCGGTGCCTCGTCGCTACTGCCGTTCGGCTACCTGGGTATCTGGGCGGCGATCCCGTTTGCCATCTGGTTCTTCCTCGCGGTCGAGGGCGTCCCGTTGGCCGCCGAGGAGGCCGCCAACCCGGCGCGCAACGTCCCCCGCGGCATCATCGCCGCGATCGCCGTCCTCCTGGTCACCTGCGCGACAGTGCTGATCCTGACCACCGGCGCCGGTGGTGCTGCAGCCATGTCGGAATCCGGCAACCCGCTGGTCGAGGCACTGGGCGACGGCACGATGGCCAAGGTCGTCAACTACATCGGTCTGGCCGGACTGATCGCCAGCTTCTTCTCGATCATCTACGCCTACTCACGCCAGTTGTTCGCACTGTCACGGGCCGGCTATCTGCCGAAAGTGCTGTCGGTGACCAACTCCCGCAAGGCGCCGACGCTGGCCCTGGTCGTGCCGGGACTGATCGGCTTCGCGCTGTCGCTGACGGGTCAGGGCGCCCTGCTGCTGAACATGGCCGTGTTCGGCGCCGCGCTGAGCTACGTGCTGATGATGGTCAGCCACATCGTGCTGCGGTACCGGGCGCCCGAGATGGACCGGCCGTACCGCACGCCCGGTGGCGTGGTCACCACGGGATTCGCGCTCGTCATCGCGGTACTGGCGGTCATCGCCACGTTCCTGGTGGACAGCGTCGCCGCGCTGGGCTGTCTGATCGTGTTCGCCGCGTTCATGGCCTACTTCGGCTTCTACAGCCGGCACCACCTGGTGGCCAACTCCCCCGATGAGGAATTCGCCGCGCTGGCCGCCGCCGAGGACGAGCTGAATTGACCTACCGGCAGCAGGTGTCCGGGCACACCTACCAGTTCGACGGTCTCGTCGAGGTGATGGCGAAGGCCACGCCGCTGCGCTCCGGCGACGAACTCGCCGGCTGCGCAGCCGAATCCGACGCCGAACGGGCGGCCGCGGCGTGGGTGCTGGCGGATCTTCCGCTGTCGACCTTTCTGGACGAGCAGGTGGTGCCGTACGAGACCGATGATGTGACGCGGCTGATCATCGACACCCACGACCGCGACGCGTTCCGGCCGCTGTCGCATCTCACGGTCGGCGGACTGCGGGACTGGTTGCTCGACATCGCATCCCGCGACCACAGCGCGCAGAGCATCTCGGCCGTGGCACCCGGTCTGACACCGGAGATGGTGGCCGCGGTGTCGAAGATCATGCGCAACCAGGACCTGATCGCCGTCGCCGCGGCCACCACCGTCAGCGCGGCGTTCCGGACGTCGATCGGTGTCCCCGGAACGCTGGCGACCCGGTTGCAGCCCAACCATCCGACCGACGATCCCCGCGGGATCGCCGCGGCGACGCTCGACGGTCTGCTGATGGGTTGCGGTGACGCGGTGATCGGCATCAACCCGGCCACCGACTCGGCGCATGCGACCTCGGATCTGTTGCACCTGCTCGACGACATCCGGCAGCGCTTCGAGATACCCATGCAGTCGTGCGTGCTCACTCACGTGACCACCACGATGGATCTGATCGAGCAGGGTGCTCCCGTCGACCTGGTGTTCCAGTCGATCGCCGGGACACAGGGCGCGAACACGAGTTTCGGCATCACGCTGCCGATGCTGGTGGAGGCCAACGAGGCCGGACGCGCGCTTAAGCGCGGCACCGTCGGCGACAACGTCATGTATCTCGAGACCGGTCAGGGCTCCGCGTTGTCCGCGGGTGCCCACCTGGGTACCGGTGGCAAGCCCGTCGATCAGCAGACGCTGGAAACCAGGGCCTACGCCGTGGCACGCGTGCTGGACCCCCTGCTGGTGAACACCGTCGTCGGCTTCATCGGGCCGGAGTACCTCTACGACGGCAAGCAGATCGTGCGGGCCGGACTCGAGGACCATTTCTGCGGCAAGCTTCTCGGCCTGCCCATGGGCGTCGACGTCTGCTACACCAACCACGCCGAAGCCGACCAGGACGACATGGACACCCTGCTGACGCTGCTGGGGGTTGCGGGTGCGGCGTTCGTGATCACCGTGCCCGGCGCCGACGACGTCATGCTCGGCTACCAGAGCCTGGCCTTCCACGACGCACTGTATGTCCGCAAGGCACTGAATCTGCGGCCTGCACCGGAGTTCGAGGCGTGGCTGGCACGGCTCGGGATGGCCGACGCCGACGGACGCGTCCTGCCCGTCGATCCGGCGCACTCCCCCCTGCTGCCGCTGGCGGCCGGCCAATGAGCGGCGACGGCGCGGTTCCCGAGGTCGATGTCTGGGCGCCGTTGCGACGCACCACCCAGGCGCGCATCGGTTTGGGTCGCGCCGGCAATGCCCTTCCCTCGCAGCGTGTTCTGGAGTTCAAGGCCGCGCACTCGGCCGCCCGCGACGCGGTCCACGTGCCGTTGGACGTCGAGGCGCTCGCGGCGGAGCTGGAGCCGCTGGGCCTAGGCCGCCCGCTGCATGTGCAGAGCAGGGCGTCCAGCCGCAGCGAGTACCTACGGCGTCCTGACCTGGGTCGCGCCCCGGACGATCTCAGCGCACTGCCTGCCACCGATGCCGACGTCGGCATCGTTCTGGCAGACGGCCTCTCGCCGCGTGCGCTGGCCGATCACGGAGCGGGGTTGCTGGCAGCGCTGATCGACGAGTTCGGCGACCGCTTCCGGTTGGCGCCTCCGGTGATCGCCACCGAGGCGCGGGTCGCGCTCGGTGACCACATCGGCGCTGCGCTGGGTGTCACGACGCTGCTCATGGTCATCGGGGAACGGCCCGGGCTGTCTGTCGCCGACAGCCTCGGCATCTACCTGACGCACCACCCGAAGCCGGGCCGCACCGACGCGGATCGCAACTGCATCTCCAACATCCATCCGCCCGACGGTCTCGGGTATGAGGCGGCGGCCCACATCGCCGGCGCCCTGGTCGCCGGGGCGCGTCAGCTGGGACGGTCCGGGGTGGCCCTCAAGGACACCTCGCGAGCCCGCGAGATCGTCGAGGGAGCCTGACTAGGCGGTGGTGTTCGCCAGCGCGGTGATCCGTTCCAGTGCGTCGTCTGCCAGCCCGGGCACGTCGTACCCGGGAGTGCTTCCGCAGGTGGTGATCTCGATCGCCGCATTGAAGGCGGCGACGAACAGGTTGTCACAGTTCCAGTCGGCGGCGCGCAACGACCAGAGCACGCTGCCGTCCGGTCCGTCGGCGGCCGCGGCCTGCACGACGAATTCGTAGGTGCGGTCCTGCATCGTGGTGACACTCAGCATCGACCCGCGGCAGTCCCCGATCGTCTGCCGCACCTTCTCCAGCGCGGCCGCCGGATCGAAATCCGCGCGGTAGACCGCAACCATCTCCTCGACGTAGAACTGCCCGTCCTCGCTGGTCCAGTGGCCCCCGTCGGTCGCCAGCGGACGGTGCGCGTCGATGAACGGCGGGTCGACCTCGCGGGCGAGACCGCTGCAGCGTCCCGGCTCGGCGACGACGAACAGGTTTCCGTCCTCGCCGATCACCTTCGGGCTGAGCAGGTCCACCACCTGCAGCGTGGTGATGGGCGCAGCCAGCGACTCGGGTGTGGCCCGGGGGTTGTCCACGTGCCGGGTGCAGCCGGCGAGCAGCGCGGCGACGCCGGCCACCACCGTGACCGCCGCCCGCCGCGCCGCGGTGCTCATCGCCCGAAGCCTGCGTCTTTCAGGGCCTGGGCCATCGACCCGCCGGCCGCGTTCGGCTGTCGGCGCCCGGAGTTGTTGCCCGGCTGCGGCTTTCGCTTCGGGGCGCTGGGTCGTTCCTCGCGGCGCGTGCCGCCCCGACCGGGTTTGGCCTCGTCGTTCAGGCGCAGGCTCAGCCCGATGCGCTGCCGGTCGACGTCGACGTCGACGACCTTGACCCGTACCACCTGTCCCGACCGCACCACCTCGTGCGGATCCGAGACGTAGCGATCGGCCATCGCAGACACGTGCACGAGTCCATCTTGGTGCACGCCGACGTCGACGAAGGCGCCGAATGCGGCCACGTTGGTCACCACGCCCTCCAGCACCATGCCGGCTTTGAGGTCGGCGACCTTCTCCACGCCGGCCGCGAACGTAGCGGTGACGAACGCCGGGCGCGGATCACGTCCGGGCTTCTCCAGCTCGCCGAGGATGTCGGTCACCGTCGGGATGCCGAACCGGTCGTCGGCGAAATCGGCAGGCCGCAGGGCGCGCAGTGCCCTCTCGTCACCGATGATCTCGGCGAGGCCGACGCCGGCGCGGTCGAGGATGCGCCGCACCACCGGATAGGACTCCGGGTGCACCCCCGAGGCGTCGAGCGGGTCGTCACCGTCACGGATCCGCAGGAAGCCTGCGCACTGCTCGAAAGCTTTGGGCCCCAACCTCGGAACGTCGAGAAGCGCACGCCGACTCTGATAGCGGCCCGCCTTGTCGCGGTGCGCCACGATGGCCTCGGCCAGTGATTCGGTGATCCCGGAGACGCGGGCCAGCAGCGGCACCGAGGCCGTGTTGAGGTCCACCCCGACGGCATTCACCGCGTCTTCCACCACCGCGCCCAGGCTCTTGGCCAGGATGCCGGGCGTGACGTCGTGCTGGTACTGCCCGACCCCGATCGACTTGGGCTCGATCTTGACCAGCTCGGCCAGCGGATCCTGCAGCCGCCGGGCGATGGACACCGCGCCGCGCAGCGTGACGTCGAGTTCGGGTAGTTCGTGTGCGGCATACGCGGACGCCGAGTACACCGAGGCGCCGGCTTCGCTGACCATCGCCGTCGCGGGTGCCTTGGCGCCGGACGCGCGGATCTCACCGACGAGTTCACTTGCCAGGGCGTCGGTTTCGCGCGATGCGGTGCCGTTGCCGACCGCGATCAGCTCGACGCCGTGCCGCGCGACCAGCGCCGCGAGTGTGGCCTTGGCCGTGTCCCATTGCTTCTGCGGTTGATGCGGGAAGATCGCGCAGGTGTCGACGACCTTGCCGGTGCCGTCGACCACAGCCACCTTCACCCCGGTCCGGAAACCGGGATCCAGGCCCATCGTGGTGCGGTTACCCGCTGGTGCGGCCAGCAGCAGGTCCTTGAGGTTCTTGGCGAACACCGACACGGCGTCGGCTTCGGCACGCAGCTTCAGCCGCACCCGGGCGTCCACCGAGGCCGACACCGACAGCCGGGTCCGCCACGCGAAGCCGACGGTCGCCGCCAGCCACGGGGTCGCCGCAGCCTTCGCTGTCAGGTCCACTCCCAGCGCCGAGGCGATCATCGCCTGGTACACGGCCTCGTCGCCGCCGTCGAGGGTCAGCGCGAGCACCTGTTCCTTCTCCCCGCGCAGCACGGCGAGCACGCGGTGCGACGGCATCGCGGCCAGCGGCTCGGTGTGGTCGAAGTAGTCCCTGAACTTCTGTGACTTCTCCGCGGTGGCCGCCGCCTCGGAGGCGGGACGGGCACGTACCGTGCCACTGTCCCAGAATCGTTCACGCAGGCCGCCGACCAGTTCGGCATCCTCGGCGGCGCGCTCGACGATGATGTGCCGGGCGCCCTCGAGCGCCGCGGCGGCGTCGGCGACGTCGGCGGAGACGAAGCCCGCCGCCACCTCCTCGGGCGCCTGGGCCGGGTCGCTCAGCAGCCGGTCGGCCAGTGGCTCCAGCCCGGCCTCCCGGGCGATCTGCGCCTTGGTGCGCCGCTTCGGCTTGTAGGGCAGGTAGATGTCCTCGACCCTGGCCTTGGTGTCGGCGGCCATCAGCGCGGCGGTCAGCTCATCGGTCAGCTTGCCCTGCTCTGTGATCGACGCGAGTACCGCATTGCGGCGGTCGTCGAGTTCCCGCAGGTAGCCCAGGCGCTCCTCCAGGGTGCGCAGTTGGCCGTCGTCGAGGCTGCCGGTGGCCTCCTTGCGGTAGCGGGCGATGAACGGCACGGTGGCGCCCTCGTCGAGGAGGCGCACCGCGGCCGCCACCCGGGGCTCACCCACCTCCAGTTCCGCAGCGAGACGGGCGTTTAGGCTTTTCGGGGCGGTGCTCGAATTCACCCGCAGGACCCTACCGAATGTCGACGACAGCGCCGCTCATCCAGCGGCGGGTTCGGCGTGGTTGTCGCCGGTGGGCGACGACAACCACGCCGAACCACCGGTCAGCTCAGGTCGAACCGGTCGTTGTTCATGACCTTGACCCACGCCGCGACGAAGTCCTCGACGAAGCGGTCCTTGCTGTCGTCCTGCGCGTACACCTCGGCGATGCCCCGCAGCACCGAGTTCGAGCCGAACACCAGGTCGTTGGCCGTGGCCGTCCACGTGATCTCGCCGGTGCCGCGGTTGCGACCCTCGTAGACGTTCTCGGTGTTCTGCGACGGCTTCCACTCGGTGTTCATGTCGAGCAGGTTGACGAAGAAGTCGTTGCTCAGCGCGCCCGGCGTGGTGGTGAACACGCCGTGCTTGCTGCCGCCGTGGTTGACGTTGAGCACGCGCAGACCGCCGACGAGCGCGGTCATCTCCGGTCCGGTCAGGTCGAGGAAGTACGCCTTGTCCACCAGCAGCTTCTCGACCGCGGTCTTCACCCCGGGTTGGATGAAGTTGCGGAAGCCGTCGGCCTTCGGTTCGAGCACGGCGAACGATTCGACGTCGGTCTGCTCCTGCGACGCATCGGTGCGCCCCGGAACGAAGTGCACGGTGATCTCGTATCCCGCGTCCCTGGCGGCTTTCTCGACCGCAGCGGAACCGGCCAGCACGATCAGGTCGGCCAGCGAGATCTTCTTGCCGCCGGTGGCCGACGCAGCGAAGTCCTGCTGGATCCGCTCGAGCACCGGAAGCACCTTGGCCAGTTCGGACGGCTCGTTGACCTCCCAGTTGCGCTGCGGCTCCAACCGCAGGCGGGCACCGTTGGCGCCGCCGCGCTTGTCGGTGCCGCGGAAGCTCGACGCCGAGGCCCAGGCGGTCTTGATCAGCTGCTGCACCGTCAGACCGGAGTCGAGCACCGTGCTCTTGAGCGTCGCGATGTCCGACTCGTCCACCAGAGGGTGGTCGACGGCAGGCACCGGGTCCTGCCACAGCTGGGGTTCGGCCACCCAGGGGCCCAGGTAACGGCTGATCGGCCCCATGTCGCGGTGCATGAGCTTGTACCAGGCCTTGGCGAAGGCCTGGTTCATCTCTTCCGGGTGGTCGAGCCAGCGCCGGGTGATCGGGCCGTAGATCGGGTCGACCCGCATGGAGACGTCGGTGACGAGCATCGTGGGTTTCCGCGGCGGACCACCGAACGGATCGGGGATGGTCGCCTCGGCGTCCTTGGCCTCGAACTGCCACGCACCTGCCGGGCTCTTGGTCAGCTCCCACTCGTTGCCGTAGAGGATCTCCAGGTAGCCGTTGCTCCACTGCGTCGGTGTCCCCGTCCAGACGACCTCGAGGCCGCTGGTGACGGTGTCATTGGCGTTGCCGGTGCCGAACGGGCATTTCCAGCCCAGCCCCTGCTGTTCGATGGGCGCGCCCTCGGGCTCCGGGCCGACGTTGACATCGGCGGCGCCGTGCGTCTTGCCCAGGGTGTGGCCGCCGACGATCAGCGCGGCGGTCTCCTCGTCGTTCATCGCCATCCGGCCGAACGTCTCGCGGATGTCGTGGGCCGCGGCCAGCGGATCCGGCTTGCCCTCGGGCCCTTCGGGATTGACGTAGATCAGGCCCATCGTGGTGGCGCCGAACGGCTCGGCGAGCTCCCGCGTGTCGCCGTCGTTTTTGCCGCCGTAGCGCTTGTCGGTGCCCAGCCAGGTGTCTTCCTGGCCCCACAGCATCTCCTCGGGCTCCCAGATGTCGGCGCGGCCGAACGCGAACCCGAACGTCTCGAAACCTGCGGACTCGAGCGCGGCGTTCCCGGCGTAGGCGATCAGGTCTGCCCAGGAGATCTTGTTGCCGTACTTGCGCTTGATCGGCCACAGCAGCCGGCGCGCCTTGTCGAGGTTGGCGTTGTCCGGCCAGCTGTTCAGCGGGGCGAAACGCTGGCTGCCCTGGCCGGCGCCGCCGCGGCCGTCGAAGATGCGGTAGGTGCCTGCGGCGTGCCAGCTCATCCGGATGAACAGACCGGCGTAACTGCCGTAGTCCGCGGGCCACCAGTCCTGGGAGGTGGTGACCACGTCGAGGACGTCACGCTTGAACGCTTCGACGTCGAGTTGGGCGAACGCCTCGGCGTAGTCGAAGTCCTGCCCCAGCGGGTTGCCCTTCTCGTTCTGCTTGTGCAGCACCGAGACGTCGACCTGTTCGGGCCACCAGTCCTTGTTGGTCAGTGGCGCATGCGCTTTGGGTGTCGGCGAGTCGATGGCCGGGTTCTCGGATTCGCTGTTGCTGGACGTGTTGGCGTCCGAGTGGGGCGGGCGGGCATCGGAGGTATCAGTTGACTCAGATGACACAGTATTTCCCTTCGTGTTCATTCATCAGTTGACGTGATGGGGCTGCGAACAGTTGGGGCAGATGCCCCAGTAGATGACCTCGGCCTCGTCGATGTCGAAGCCGGCCAGGGTGCCGTCGTCGGCGGGTGTCAGACACGGTGCGTCGCCCACCGCGCAGTCCACGTCGGCGATCACGCCGCACGACCGGCAGACGATGTGGTGGTGGTTGTCGCCGACGCGGGTTTCATAGCGCGCCAGCGAGCCTGCGGGTTGTATCCGTCGCACCAAACCTGTTGCGGCGAGTGCGTTCAACGCGTCGTACACCGTCTGACGCGAGATGTCGGGGAGTTCACGGCGCGCGGCGGCGATGATGAGCTCGGTGTCCGCGTGTGGATTCTCGCCGACCGCGTGCAACACCGCCATGCGTGGTCGGGTCACACGCAGTGACACCGACCGCAGCACGTCGGAGTAGTCGTGATCATGGGGCATTGCCCCCGATACTCGTCCGAAGATTGGATGGGATCAAGTTTTCGGGCAGCGGGCGCCGCTCAGAGCGTCATGTTTTCGCTGTGCGGCCGATCATCCGTCAAACGAACCGCACCGGCACCGGGTCGTCCCGCGAACAGGCGGGCGGCACACGCGACGGCGACGAAGCTGCCGAACGCCGACCATCCCGCGGTGTCGCGCAACCCGAACTTGGCCATCACGACCAGGACCACGCCCGCGACGCACACGAGCACGCCCGCAGCCGTGGCCCGCGCGCCGACGGCGGAGACCGGCGCGTCCCACCAGGGCAACGGCCGGCGTTCCAGCGGTGACAGCAGCCGGAACAGCACCAGCATGACGACGGCGAACACCACCGCGCGCAGCGCGAGCAGTCCCCAGAAGTTCGGGGCGGTCACGTCGTAGGCGTCCAGCCCGACGGCATTCAGGCTGAATGCCGCGATCGCGATGGCCACGATGTGCCAGAGATAGATCGTCATCGCACCGGCGTTGCCTGCGGCGACGACGCGCCACACCGCCGGGCGCTGCGCCCACCGCTGGATGGCGCCCGCAACGGCGACGAAGGCGCAGGACATCCAGACGCAGTGCATCGCCAGCAGCAGCGTCGGTGGTGAGACGTTGGAGATCCGTTCGGCACCGGTGACGACGAGCGACACCTCGTAGGGGCCGAAGACCACGAGCGCGAGTGCCGCGGCGAAACCCCCCACCGCCACCGCGGCCGCGACGCGCGGGCCGATCAACTGCCGGGCGTAGGCCACCCCGATGACCACCGGAATGAGCCAGACGATGAGGAAGTTGGGCAGCCCGGCGGCGATCTCCCCGGTGGCGAACCGCGCGGCGTCGACGAGTGCCGCGGCAGCGACGAGCACGCCGAGCACGATCGCGACCACGCGACCGTTCGTCATCCGGATCAGCGCCGGGACGAACGCCAGGGTGACGACGTAGACGCCGAGAAACCACAGCAGCGCGACGCTCTCGCCGCCCAGTCCCGATGCAGAGTCGGCGCCGAGTACCAGGCCGACGACCAGCAACCCCACCGACCAGGCCGCCAGATACCAGAACACCGGCCGGAACAACCGCTGCGCGCGGTGGAACAGCCATGAGCCCCACGGGGTGCCGACGCGATAGCCGTACGCGCCTGCCGCACCGCCGGCGAGGAAGAACAGCGGCATCACCTGTGCGACCCAGGTCGCCGGAGCGACGGCGGGCATCTCGCCGATGAGATTGCCGATGTGCACGCCGCGGCTGTCGATGGTCGCCAGCAACAGTGCGCAGTGCCCGAACATCACCACCACCAGCGCGGCGAGCCGGGCGACGTCGACAGCGCGATCCCGCGTGCTCGTTGTCATGGGGCAAGCATGCCCGTCGGGGACCGACCGGGCATGAGTAGTACTACCGGTGTCAGGGCAGAGCGCCGAACAACGCACCCAGTGGACCTGCGGGTGCGGGCTCTGACGGCTGGACCAACGCCGGAGTCGCCTGCCCGGGGACGGCCACCGGTTGGGGTCCGGCAGCAGGCCCGGCCCCGGACAGGTGCGGCGAACCGGCGATCGTCGCCAGCTGAGCCGGTGACGCCGCCTCCGCAGCGCCGTGAACCGAGTCGAGTGCGGGAGCCTCCACCGCGTCCGCCACCGACGTCACGTCGGGGACGTAGGTCTCGGTGTCGTCGACGACGGTGGGCGCCGAGGCGTACTCCGG includes the following:
- the eat gene encoding ethanolamine permease, whose product is MSGDARPTHTSRGVEAHKESNDYLQKRQLKQGSAGWILLASLGVGYVISGDYSGWNFGLAEGGFGGLAIAAVIIAAMYLALVLGMAEMSSALPAAGGGYTFARRALGPWGGFATGTAILIEYAIAPAAIATFIGAYVESLGLFGITDGWWVYLAAYAIFIGIHLSGVGEALKVMFVITGIALVGLVIFAVSAIGHFDAANLTDIAATDAAGASSLLPFGYLGIWAAIPFAIWFFLAVEGVPLAAEEAANPARNVPRGIIAAIAVLLVTCATVLILTTGAGGAAAMSESGNPLVEALGDGTMAKVVNYIGLAGLIASFFSIIYAYSRQLFALSRAGYLPKVLSVTNSRKAPTLALVVPGLIGFALSLTGQGALLLNMAVFGAALSYVLMMVSHIVLRYRAPEMDRPYRTPGGVVTTGFALVIAVLAVIATFLVDSVAALGCLIVFAAFMAYFGFYSRHHLVANSPDEEFAALAAAEDELN
- a CDS encoding ethanolamine ammonia-lyase subunit EutB — protein: MAKATPLRSGDELAGCAAESDAERAAAAWVLADLPLSTFLDEQVVPYETDDVTRLIIDTHDRDAFRPLSHLTVGGLRDWLLDIASRDHSAQSISAVAPGLTPEMVAAVSKIMRNQDLIAVAAATTVSAAFRTSIGVPGTLATRLQPNHPTDDPRGIAAATLDGLLMGCGDAVIGINPATDSAHATSDLLHLLDDIRQRFEIPMQSCVLTHVTTTMDLIEQGAPVDLVFQSIAGTQGANTSFGITLPMLVEANEAGRALKRGTVGDNVMYLETGQGSALSAGAHLGTGGKPVDQQTLETRAYAVARVLDPLLVNTVVGFIGPEYLYDGKQIVRAGLEDHFCGKLLGLPMGVDVCYTNHAEADQDDMDTLLTLLGVAGAAFVITVPGADDVMLGYQSLAFHDALYVRKALNLRPAPEFEAWLARLGMADADGRVLPVDPAHSPLLPLAAGQ
- the eutC gene encoding ethanolamine ammonia-lyase subunit EutC, giving the protein MSGDGAVPEVDVWAPLRRTTQARIGLGRAGNALPSQRVLEFKAAHSAARDAVHVPLDVEALAAELEPLGLGRPLHVQSRASSRSEYLRRPDLGRAPDDLSALPATDADVGIVLADGLSPRALADHGAGLLAALIDEFGDRFRLAPPVIATEARVALGDHIGAALGVTTLLMVIGERPGLSVADSLGIYLTHHPKPGRTDADRNCISNIHPPDGLGYEAAAHIAGALVAGARQLGRSGVALKDTSRAREIVEGA
- a CDS encoding sensor domain-containing protein, with the protein product MSTAARRAAVTVVAGVAALLAGCTRHVDNPRATPESLAAPITTLQVVDLLSPKVIGEDGNLFVVAEPGRCSGLAREVDPPFIDAHRPLATDGGHWTSEDGQFYVEEMVAVYRADFDPAAALEKVRQTIGDCRGSMLSVTTMQDRTYEFVVQAAAADGPDGSVLWSLRAADWNCDNLFVAAFNAAIEITTCGSTPGYDVPGLADDALERITALANTTA
- a CDS encoding Tex family protein gives rise to the protein MNSSTAPKSLNARLAAELEVGEPRVAAAVRLLDEGATVPFIARYRKEATGSLDDGQLRTLEERLGYLRELDDRRNAVLASITEQGKLTDELTAALMAADTKARVEDIYLPYKPKRRTKAQIAREAGLEPLADRLLSDPAQAPEEVAAGFVSADVADAAAALEGARHIIVERAAEDAELVGGLRERFWDSGTVRARPASEAAATAEKSQKFRDYFDHTEPLAAMPSHRVLAVLRGEKEQVLALTLDGGDEAVYQAMIASALGVDLTAKAAATPWLAATVGFAWRTRLSVSASVDARVRLKLRAEADAVSVFAKNLKDLLLAAPAGNRTTMGLDPGFRTGVKVAVVDGTGKVVDTCAIFPHQPQKQWDTAKATLAALVARHGVELIAVGNGTASRETDALASELVGEIRASGAKAPATAMVSEAGASVYSASAYAAHELPELDVTLRGAVSIARRLQDPLAELVKIEPKSIGVGQYQHDVTPGILAKSLGAVVEDAVNAVGVDLNTASVPLLARVSGITESLAEAIVAHRDKAGRYQSRRALLDVPRLGPKAFEQCAGFLRIRDGDDPLDASGVHPESYPVVRRILDRAGVGLAEIIGDERALRALRPADFADDRFGIPTVTDILGELEKPGRDPRPAFVTATFAAGVEKVADLKAGMVLEGVVTNVAAFGAFVDVGVHQDGLVHVSAMADRYVSDPHEVVRSGQVVRVKVVDVDVDRQRIGLSLRLNDEAKPGRGGTRREERPSAPKRKPQPGNNSGRRQPNAAGGSMAQALKDAGFGR
- the katG gene encoding catalase/peroxidase HPI, with the translated sequence MNTKGNTVSSESTDTSDARPPHSDANTSSNSESENPAIDSPTPKAHAPLTNKDWWPEQVDVSVLHKQNEKGNPLGQDFDYAEAFAQLDVEAFKRDVLDVVTTSQDWWPADYGSYAGLFIRMSWHAAGTYRIFDGRGGAGQGSQRFAPLNSWPDNANLDKARRLLWPIKRKYGNKISWADLIAYAGNAALESAGFETFGFAFGRADIWEPEEMLWGQEDTWLGTDKRYGGKNDGDTRELAEPFGATTMGLIYVNPEGPEGKPDPLAAAHDIRETFGRMAMNDEETAALIVGGHTLGKTHGAADVNVGPEPEGAPIEQQGLGWKCPFGTGNANDTVTSGLEVVWTGTPTQWSNGYLEILYGNEWELTKSPAGAWQFEAKDAEATIPDPFGGPPRKPTMLVTDVSMRVDPIYGPITRRWLDHPEEMNQAFAKAWYKLMHRDMGPISRYLGPWVAEPQLWQDPVPAVDHPLVDESDIATLKSTVLDSGLTVQQLIKTAWASASSFRGTDKRGGANGARLRLEPQRNWEVNEPSELAKVLPVLERIQQDFAASATGGKKISLADLIVLAGSAAVEKAARDAGYEITVHFVPGRTDASQEQTDVESFAVLEPKADGFRNFIQPGVKTAVEKLLVDKAYFLDLTGPEMTALVGGLRVLNVNHGGSKHGVFTTTPGALSNDFFVNLLDMNTEWKPSQNTENVYEGRNRGTGEITWTATANDLVFGSNSVLRGIAEVYAQDDSKDRFVEDFVAAWVKVMNNDRFDLS
- a CDS encoding Fur family transcriptional regulator produces the protein MPHDHDYSDVLRSVSLRVTRPRMAVLHAVGENPHADTELIIAAARRELPDISRQTVYDALNALAATGLVRRIQPAGSLARYETRVGDNHHHIVCRSCGVIADVDCAVGDAPCLTPADDGTLAGFDIDEAEVIYWGICPNCSQPHHVN
- a CDS encoding acyltransferase family protein, which translates into the protein MTTSTRDRAVDVARLAALVVVMFGHCALLLATIDSRGVHIGNLIGEMPAVAPATWVAQVMPLFFLAGGAAGAYGYRVGTPWGSWLFHRAQRLFRPVFWYLAAWSVGLLVVGLVLGADSASGLGGESVALLWFLGVYVVTLAFVPALIRMTNGRVVAIVLGVLVAAAALVDAARFATGEIAAGLPNFLIVWLIPVVIGVAYARQLIGPRVAAAVAVGGFAAALALVVFGPYEVSLVVTGAERISNVSPPTLLLAMHCVWMSCAFVAVAGAIQRWAQRPAVWRVVAAGNAGAMTIYLWHIVAIAIAAFSLNAVGLDAYDVTAPNFWGLLALRAVVFAVVMLVLFRLLSPLERRPLPWWDAPVSAVGARATAAGVLVCVAGVVLVVMAKFGLRDTAGWSAFGSFVAVACAARLFAGRPGAGAVRLTDDRPHSENMTL